In Mercenaria mercenaria strain notata unplaced genomic scaffold, MADL_Memer_1 contig_568, whole genome shotgun sequence, the genomic window TATGAAATGGTATCAGAGGTTTCTCTTAAACGTGCACACTTGAATAAATGCTTCCTCACTTCCTGTTTAAAGCTATGCTTATTTGTCTTCGCCTTAATAAAATCGGGAAGATTATTCCAATCTTGAATTGCGttgaaataaaaagtatcagCACCAAAACCTTTTTACCTTTGTAACAACAAAGTTAGATTTACTAAACCTGGTACGGTTGTgaattaatgaaactttgcaaaaATTTTGATTAAGATATTTTGGTGCAATGCCGTGAAAAATGTTGTAAACATGATTGAGTCGTAATTGTTTAGCCCTACCTTCGACCTTTCAGTGTTTGACTTCTTCGAACATATCACACGTAATACTGGTCCTGGACGATGTGCGTGAagttagccagagcagccagagtagccagagttcagccagagtttagccagagtagccagagaagtcagaattctggttactctggctagccagagtagccagagttcagccagagaagtcataactccggtttactctggctggccagagtagcgaaagttcagccagagtagctagagttcagcaagagtagccagagaagtcagaattctggttactgtggctggccagagtagccagagttcagccagagaagtcataactccggtttactctggctggccagagtagccagagttcagccagagtagctagagttcaGCAAGGTTAGCCAGAACTCTGATTACTCtgactggccagagtagccagaattcatccagtatccagaactctggttactctggctggccagagtagccagaattcaacaagagtaggcagagtttctagatttttaacatgttctggctactctggtcagccaaagaagccacagtagcccgagtcaccaggatatcatttgccctggttactctggctgtttctaacagagtagccagagttcagccagaatAACCAGGTTCCGTGTTTGcaaactattttcagtcttagctgagtttgattatgaaacttaatatgtcatttctatgtaaatagcataaaactgaaattcaagttaataactattttcaagtggttaattaaagcagctctggttactctggctggccagagtagccagagtttttagggttttaacatgttctggctactctggtcagccagagaagccagagtagcaagagtaagcaggtcccgtgttcgcaaaacattttcagtcttagctgaattcgatcttgaaacttaatatgttatttctttctaaatagcatgtttaaaactgaatttcaagttaataactattttcaattggcTATTTATAGGAGCCAGGGTAGACAGAGTTCAACCAGGGTAGCCAGAaccctggttactctggctggccagagtaggcagagttcagcctgagtaacaagactttattaggattttaacatgttctggctactcataccaaagcagcgtaacatcaatgcttgaaacttaaatgaCAGACACTAGAAGAACACATGCACCCtgaataatgttgtacaaaaaaacattaatcagatcattcagtttcagttttaatattgcatatatgccatgtttttgtgattttcctacatatctgtggtatgtcacatgtttaattgttaagcgcccttgaatgtatattttatattaaatgggcgaTCAACAAATCTggattgataataataataataatgatgatgatgatgataataatataatagtgataataatctcatatactaagtttttttctgcaatggatgcaatataGTGTTACAGtgttctaattgtgggcgaacgtatgtttttggGCAGTTTCTTTAACATTATTGTTATCAcattgtacacattttttttataaatctgagagtgttactagcttttgaagatgtaatttcaatatgtgtttccaagttaagacatcactaatagttatcccaagatatttagcattttctgtagtttttagttcttgattaagtaatttatatggaaagatgatatttttctctttttttttttgagattcctattacttcgcctttatcaggattgaattccatagatcagttacgttcccattcttctaattttttttcaaatcatcttgaactttgtaagagtctattaacgagtctatgttgagtTATATGATAGTgccatcagcaaataagcgtattctacctttaacagagacaggaaggtcattgataaaacaaaggaagagacaaggaccaaACACTGAACCTTAAGGAACCCCCTGATAGTACTGGTAAAGAGTGTGATAGTgccatcagcaaataagcgtattcccCCTTTAACAGAGttaggaaggtcattgataaaacagtagaaaacatatcatataaagttaaaagcacAGCATATGTAGTTCAAAGCATCTCATATAACATCAAAAGCAAAACATATGAACTGGAAATCACTGTATATACAGATAAGAGCTCCCCGTATAAGTTAAATCCGCATACCGGTATAGTTAAAAGTAcagtttacatatttttaaaatgcacAGCATATACAGAAAGATAAAGGCGACGCATATAAATTTGAAAGCACCATATAAACAGTTAAAACGATCGCATACAAGTTAAATATACAGTACAATCAAATGAAAGCATTGCATATACACCTGAAAGGATTgtatataaagttaaaaacacCGCACATACTGATGAAAACAACCCGTTTACGGTGTTAAtggcatcatatacatgtataagtactGCATGTATAAGTAGAGGCACTTCATATACTGATAATCGTTCAGTATAAAGTACTATGTCGACAACAGAAGACAGCTATGGCTTTCCATAGTATACGTTTAACATACGTACTTCAGTCTATTGATCTACACGCTCAACGCTAAACATGCAAATTTAAACGCTAAtgcctaattcacatttgaccctggcgccgtgcgataaattagtctaTGATTTTCCTTGTGGTTTAGGGGGCATCGTAGTTGGCCACGGGCAAAGGCATATGTGTACACATTATATAGAGGCATCGTGTCATTTTTTGTACAGGACCTCGGGGGAAGGTCTTGAGAAATCCGTACGGACGGTGCGCGAAGGTTATGGGAAATCGTGCAATTTAGGCGCAGTTACCGTGTAAACTCTGCAAGCTTCTGATGGAAATCGTACGACGCCCGTAATGAAAACATGCTGGAGATGGCCAATTTTTATTACCATCTGATCTTTTTGCCCATATCACGGCAGCGGTGCGGCCGCTGTAGGGTTGCCGCACGATGATTACTCAATATCCATGCGATTTCACGAGTATTGCACAGGCAGCGAGCGGTAACCTTGCGGCAGCTGTGCGAGGGCCGTGCAAAGGTCCCACAAGTCTACAATTTccttaaaattttgtttgggCACCATGCCTACGGAAAATCGTGTGCTGTCTGCACGATCAGCGCGCGGCCTCCTAACGATACTCGTGCGGGGCTTGTGCAATGCCACCTGCGACATATCTACGGTCTACAGGCTTATGATGTTTCCAAATTTGTATAACTTCTCACTAAACAAAACTGTAGAGGCTGCGGAACCAGTGAATCCGTACGAAAATCGCACTACCGACTCCTGTCTTCCAGAAGggaggatacgggcagtctacAGGCTCCGCAGATGCTTTGCAGGCCAGATGTGAACTAGGCATAAGATGTGAAAATAAGACATCGCCTCTCATATAAAACTTCCCGATGTCATTATGACACAACTAGTTAATCAGACTATCTGCATAAATGTTTCTTAAAACAtgtgatgttttatttttgataaccAGCATTGTTTCGTGTCCTGTTGTTACTCTTGGCAGACGATGTGTAATTACTTGTATCATTCTATATTCTCAGCGGTTTCGGATGTTTTAAGCGTTTTGGAAATCCGTGTCGCTGCCTCGTTGGAATGTGAATGACTTGAGCGGGTGCTTGCTGAGGTGTTCATATGTTTGAaattgatgtgtgtgtgtgtttaagcTTTTTAAAGCTTCTTACCTTTGTCCCAGAGTTAAAGTTTTTCCTTCTTGCTGGTTTCGTTCAGTTCGGGTATGTAAGTGTGTCAGACAAGCGAACGTCATGACTGATTTCTCCAGTGATAGTTTACATTTTAGTATAAACGATGGTTGCTGGTGAAGAAGAGGTCGACGGTTATCATAATTTGCTTGATGTTCCAACCGTTTGCTATTTTCCACATCACATAGAATGCTTAGGTGTATATTTGACGTGATAAGGGTATTCTGATGTTAAATGACTGTGTGATGCATGTCAGTTTTTTTATACGTTGTAAACCCCTGCTACTAAGAGCTCACATTTCTGATACTCTTGTTGAAGCCTTGACTAAGTTTAACAACTGGCAGATGTATATGTTCGTCGGATATAATAGTTGGTGGTTTATAGGAGACAAGCAGTATGGTTAACCTCATTCTGCTCATCTGAATTAACAGGAAGGTGTTCCATTTCCTTTTTGACGTGAATATATATTCATAAGTTATTTGTAGCTACTGCGAGAATACTCCATAGGTGTCTCCTTGGTCCTGCTTGAAGAGAAAATGTAGTAAATGTATAATAGTACTCCAGATGTCAAATatctatcattaaatgtttttctCACTATATCTCATAATTTTTCTTCGATTTCCTATGCCTCCATCCATTCCACCCCCTCCCATCTCTACAtccagaaaatatatttttttacatttcttacgCTTATTTGTATGTTTCTGCTTGTATCGACTCATGATTTCTTAGTATCTGTCATCCACCTCTATGTATTTTAAAGGGTTGCAGGAAAACACTTTTTCTTATTACATTTTTCTCTGAAAATTTAGATAACGTATTACAAATCTTAACgcttttatcttattattttgcGTCGCATGCAAAATCTGCACTACTTTTGCAGATACCTGATAGTTcttaatatatgtataatatatcttCTTCcacagtagcctagtggtagagcgtccgcttcgagtgcgggaggtcgtgggttcgatccccggccgcgtcatactaaagacgtaaaaaattgtactagtagcttcctcgcttggcgctcagcattaagaggatagtgctaggactggtcagcccggtgtcagtataatgtgactgggtggggtatcatgccccTTGTCttcggcgtgatattccagtgaggcagcactataaagttgggcattgtgcttactgctacaagcagacaccgtcgtttatatgactgaaaaattgttgaaaaagacgttaaacccgaacacacacacacacacacacacacacacacacactcttccACAGAGTAGGCAcaacgaaatatattttaactgacGAATAAACAGGATTTCCGACTTCATTTAAGGTACATTTACACTAAAACGACACATACATGCATATGCTCGTAGTGTAATTGTACACGTAATATGACATGCAGTTACACCATTTTATTTCTTACTTTAAACATACCCTAGTTCTGGTGATCTGATTCCCAGCTATATCCTGGTATAACAACACGCAGTGTGTATGATTAACGAAATTGGTGTCTCCAATATTAGTTCACACTATTTTGGGAATAAGCAGTCACTTGCTTTTTATAGTCCGCCAAAGTATGATTAAATGATATTAATAGACAGGCAATTCGGATCCGTCAAATTGTGTATTACCCATATCTGTATCTCATCATATTACTGATCAACAGAACAAAAACCGTCAGTCAGTTGCTGAGAATGTTCTGTTACCCATACATTTAAAAGATCAGGGTGAGTTGATGACATTGTGTTAGTCTTCCGGTAATCATCGATATAGGCCCGGTGATCATCGATTTAAGCTTTTACTAAAAAACACCATAGCACATTTTTATGTAGGATTGGGTGTTTCTTTACTGCGTTTAGACAGGTATAACAACTAAGATGAATACCCAATAGGGAAAGACCCGCCCCGTCTCCCcggcacacacacacaaacacacacacatacctaACCATAAACTACATTTGGGACTTTTGGCAAATCCattgtataaagcaaaacatattaaattttacagtagcttgctaaagaaaatgtgatatcaTGACATGACAATAAAAAAGCTTAGCACATGTGTAGACCTacatataacaatacaaaacACCCAACCACGTTAAATTGTGAATCGCCTACAGTACTGATTTTAATCTAACAATTGCTTTGAATCCAATGAGTATCATATAttgtttttatcacatgtttgacgtcatggGAGTAAAATAAAGCCACTGCATACATTTGACAGTACACGAGactaaattaaatgtaataaaactttgacgtTATAGGGgacgaatttacttggtctataatagggaAAGAAAGAAGAAATCTTTACATTTCAACAGTTAAAAGCTTACTTGCAGAGATAGAACTGAATTTTTACAACTGCAGAATTACAGATTAGaaatcatagaaatattgttTGGAACAGGAAAATATATCTACATTCTATCATAATTGAAATAATCTTTGATTGTATATTATCTTCTACCAAAATATTCCTTTGATTAAGAAAGAACTGAAACCATAGCTTGCCTAAAAGGTTTTTGCAAAGGGAAGTAACATTAGCATAATTTGACCCTAAAAGACATTTTGGTTTTACTATAGTCCGTTTGTGTGTTTGAATATAGAAATGGAGTAGTATAAAGCCAGTTTTTACGATTTAATACGTTTAATGCTTTAAtgttttatgtcaaataaaatttacaagtaaataataatacaaaatacagtttaaattttcTGCTATATAAAGAATTCAGCATAAATATTCTGTCATGCATAGAATTCAGTATAAATAttcaatatcaatttatttttagctcacctgagcacgaagtgctcaaaggtgagcttttgtgatcgccctgtgtccgtcgtcgtccatcgtccgtccgtcgtccgtcgtcaacaatttgactgttaacactctagaggtcacaattttggcccaatcttaatgaaacttggtcagaatgttacccttaataaaatctttggtcgagtttgatattgggtcatcgggggtcaaaaactaggtcaccatgtcagatcaaaggaaaagattgttaacactctagaggttactattttggcctaatcttaatgaatcttggtgagaatgttactctcaataaaatcttgggcgagttttatattgggtcatctggagtcaaaaactaggtcaccaggtaaaatcaaaggaaaagcttgttaacaccctagaggtcacaattttggcccaatcttaatgaaacttggtgagaatgataccctcaataaaatcttggacgagtttgatattgggtcatctggggtcaaaaactaggtcaccaggtcaggtcaaaggaaaagcttgttaacactgtagaggtcacaattttggcccaatcttaatgaaacttggtcggaatgttatcctaaataaaatcttggacgggtttgatattgggtcatcagggatcaaaaactaggtcaccaagtcaaatcaaaggaaaagcttgttaacactgttgaggtcacatttatgacaatatcttcatgaaactttgtcagaatgttaatcttgatgaatctgggtcatgtagggtcaaaaactaggccactaggtcaaatcaaaggaaaagctagttaacattctagaggccacatttatgactatatcttaatgaaacttggtcagaatgttaatcttgatgatccatagttcaaatctgggtcaggtggggtcgaaaactaggtcaccaggttaaatcaaaggaaaagcttgttaacattctagaggtcacaattttggcccaatcttaatgaaacttggtgagaatgttactctcaataaagtcttagacgagtttgatattgagttatcttggatcaaaaactaggtcactaggtcaaatcaaagggaaagcttgttaatactatagtggccacatttatgaccatatcttaacgaaacttggtcagaatgttaatcttgatgatctgtaggtcaagtttgaatctgggtcatgtgggggcaaaaactaggtcaccgggtcaaatcaaaggaaaaactagttaacactttagaggctacatttatgaccatatcttaacgaaacttggtcagaatgttgatcttgatgatctttagctccataggtcaggtgagcgatacagggccttcatggccctcttgttaaaacaaATGATTATATTAACAATGAAAAGTAATGCAGTGTAGTTAATGATGTATGTTATGAAGAATAGATAAAACAAACTACAGGTATATATTATGCTGCATACACATCAATATTGGTTACATTTCTTAAAAATGCaattgaaatgtatttgtttgtttcttaatttCTATAATCCTTTAACCTTTCTGTGAAAAACGGATCCTGCAATTGTCCAAACAAAGAATATGCGTTATTACATGGTTAAAGAAGCGCTACATTGCTGCATATGTGCTTGTACAATCAAGGCAGTAAAACAAcagatttaataataatttctgCCATTATTCAAACCAATGGCAAATATCTTACAAATCAAtgattaaaaatgataaataacaagGCAATTTTTCTTCATAGTAACAAACATGTGGGAACCTCTCGATAAAGGTGTAGAGATTGTATTCATAATCAtgctatatttaatatataatcattttcCACCTTCTCATTAAAAACTGTACAACAAAAAGTACAATATGAGAGCAGTGAAAATAGAAATCAAAAGCTCATTAGGGTTACTACAAAGTTAAAACgtgttttctttcttatttaaTTACTTATTCTAAAAACGTTAATCTAGTTAAAGTACATGTAATATTAACACAATGAGGTTTTTATCCAAATGTGAATTCCTGCTAGATTTGTCCGTGATCTTTATAAAAGAAaagagaaatgaaaataataagataaagaGCTAGATCTGTCCACAAAACTGCTgtgttttcaaaaaatgtcagaaaacagTAGTTCCTTCTTAAATACAAATTCAGTTGGCGCTAGTGCACTTATGATTTGTCTGAGACAATGAGCTTTCCAGTAACTGCTCTCCGGCACTGGTACTTGATGTTGAATGAACACAATAAGGATGCGATGTCATCAGTGGCAAAACAAATCCATGATGTAGGTCATTAGTCGACTTTCTTCAGGTATTGCGTACTGCTCATGACATGACTTATCATGTGTTATACAAAACCATGCACAAGAAATTGGATAAAACATgcacgttgtaccacagaaacgtgttctcgatttttccctacggctagtaataaaaatgttacaatataagtcatTAATAGTAatatcaaagggaagtaattctaaaaacaaaggtgCATCAagaaggtgaacatttgtgtcaagttacatcaaaatccctctatgcatgaagaagaaatgctccatacaaagtcattcttgattttgaatttagacatctaagtttgaccttgatcttagacctagaaACTTTGTTCTTGCCACGAACACCTCGcctcatggttgtgaacatttgtgctactGTAATATCGAAATATCTCCATGCGTAAAgatgaaatgctccggacaaagtaattcttaaatttgacttttgaccactaattgtgacattgaccttagacctagcggcCTGGTTCTTTTGCATGACACTGAAtttttgtgtcaagttacatcaaaatcactcaatgcatgaagaagaaatgctccagacaaagtatttacacttgacctccaagtgtaaccttgagTTTAAAGTTAGGGGTCTGGGTAGTGCGATGACAAAAAATCTTATCATAGGGTACATTTATGCCATGTTctattaaaattctgttttgcatgacaaggttatagactggacaggaaaaactttattgacctttgatctccatatgtgaccctgacctttaagctaggggtctaggtgtTTCAAATAACATggggaacattcatgccaagttatattgtaattccttgatggatgacagagttctggacagaacaggaaaaagccctgttgacctttgacctcaaattgtgacattaacctttgagataggggtccgGAATTTGCGCATTACACATTAtctcatcatggaaaacatttgtacctagaaattttaaaatcccttgataaatgacagagttattgaccgaaCACGAAACGCACCTTCTTCATGCCATGTTATCACTTGACTGTCCTAATGATTaaatgatggacggacggacgagcGCATTCCTATAGTGCGTGTGTAACAATTTCTTGCATTTATTATTTCGCGATGCCAGTAAGAAATTGATATGTTGACTAAAATATACGAAATGCGAATTGTGCTTCTGTATTTGCAAAAAGCGTAACTTGCGAAACTGAAACAATGGCATGAATGTGAGTATTTTTAGACGTtaattgcaatatatatatactgcAATAACATTGCACAaaaagttttttatgcccccgaagggaggcatattagttttcaactgtccgtccgttcgttagttcgttagttcgttcgttcgtcacaacgttaacttttggcatgaaggcactttactcgcgaaccactgcactcaggaccttcaaacttcacttgctgatagtacttactaagtacacgacccctactgactttgcgGTCACcagagcaaaggtcaaggtcacaaggtcaaaggtcaaggcgctgcgggggcatttgtcaccattagtgacagctcttgtttttcaagaaACCGTTTATGAAACGTTTTGGACAAAAAAGTATTCGAAATGTGCAATGTGTTTGTCTTTGCAGGAAAACTGAagacaaaattctatcatttttacattaatttgaaACATATAAGGCGAGCATACCAAAAAGATTCTGCcatatcattttaattttgtcGACATGTGTAATCATTTTCTCACATCTGGAGTCCCTTTAAAGCTTCCGTAATTAAGTTATGTTTATGCAGAGTTTGGCACTTTGTTACATAAAGTGTCGATAACCAGATAATATTTTCGCGAACATTTGGTCATGAAATCACGAAAGCTTTTTTTTCGCAATATTTTATTCTTGAAAGTTTATAAGATTTTcatggtttttaaattttcacgaaaactgtacggattttctcaaaaactatctATTGCtgtgaatgcagaaatatgccacttTAGAAACTTTTGCTTGAGTTCTTTTAGTTTAGTTTTGATTGTGTCTGCATTTTTCAGTTGAATAATACACTTACAAGATATGAACAATTAACAAACATAATTAAGCCTGAATATATTGTTACTACAAAAAGCGCCACCTGGAAATGTTCAACAAATACACATTTCAACACCCTAGACCCATTGTATCCTAATTTAATTATCACAACAAACCGTTAAATTAACACAATGGGTagagagtatcgagatgtgtatgtgttgaacattacAAGGTAAATTtctgtagtaaaaatatattcagtcaTGTGtgtgttgcgttttcatatctcgtcagtgtatgtAAGTAGTAAGATCTAATctcctttattctttataaaacacGTTTGCTTTGCTACTGAAAAAATGGTTTGAAAATATTGTCATGGAATAAAATAAGGTAATCAAGTCAATGCCAAAGAGCCTTGTTTCGTTTCAGGATGAACAAACTATCAAAAATGATTACTGAAGAAGAAGAACATTTTCTAAGAGCATCTATATTGCTGCTTAAGGGTGGGCGATTAATGTCAAAAGAAATTTTGAACAGAGACTTGCAGAAAGCCGGGGGAAATCTTGATACAATTCTaaaacagtacaaaaaaaaattcaagcacatatttttaaaaaaacagtatCAGAAGTTGTTTCCACCAGCTGGAGGAACTAACGTAGATACTTGGGATTTAGCTTTGCTTGTTACAGTACCACTGAAGGTGTTTAAGCAATCACTTACCGACGATGAAAGAAAGGCCTTGCAATCTTTAAAGTATATGAGGGATGAGGTTTACGGCCATACTCTTTCTTCGTCCCTACGTGTCGATGAATATAAAGAAATCCGGGAAAAGATAGAAAACGCACTTACATCACTTTCGAATGGGTTAAGCGACAATCTGAAAGACGACTGCAGTAAGGTTATTTATGAATGCACAAAAGAAACTATCAGCCCATCATTAAAGGTGGAACTTACAAAACTGCTTGAAGACTCAGAGGATTTGTTTCAGGCTATTATGAACAAACTCAGAAACCAGAACGAATTTCTTTCCGAAATGAAAAAAGGTATCTgtcttttaaatattaatatccctgtcagtatattttgaatttagattATTTCGTAGCGAATGAAGTAGGCAACTTTGATTATCATAATTGTGATTTAACAGAAACACCATCACTGACGCAAGAACTGTATTAACTACGTTTTACCTTGACTATTGATGTATGTAGGACTGTTAAAAAATTCAGTAAATATCcagtatattattttgtttgtactAAAAGAATATTTGCTCGTTACGTCTAATTCTACGCCTTGTTGTTTTAACCTTAATTAAATAAGCTAATATTTCGCAGCATATTTTTTCCACAGAAATAATGGACAGACTAGACAAAATAAGTGGAGACCGAAGTGAAAAGATTATAAAAGGTATTCGTAGAAAAATGTATAAAGGTTTAGAAAATGAAAGTATGTTAATAAATTTGCTATGTACGGTTGCATATTTCTGACATCACTTATCTTACGCGATTATTATATTGTTACCACAACATTTCCGCAGTAATTATTTGTATATCgtgaaatgatgttttttttacagtattatagttaaaacaaatacattgacAACAGATAACTCAGCAATGTTTAGTACACTGTTTAAGATTGATGAATtgccagattttttttctttcagtgatAGATACTGAGCTAACGTTGAGTGGAGCAGTCGGTAAAAGCAAGGACATAGATTTTGCTGAAGGAATCATCACAACGATTATTAATAAAGCAGTAAAGAAAGTCGGAAACGAATATGACTATCCGAGAATTCGCAACGTTGTTGACAAGATTCTTAAAGACATTGAAAGCATGCCTGATGTGGAAATACTATCAGCAGAACCCAAATGCATA contains:
- the LOC128554613 gene encoding uncharacterized protein LOC128554613, which gives rise to MTGCFRIKDGMNKLSKMITEEEEHFLRASILLLKGGRLMSKEILNRDLQKAGGNLDTILKQYKKKFKHIFLKKQYQKLFPPAGGTNVDTWDLALLVTVPLKVFKQSLTDDERKALQSLKYMRDEVYGHTLSSSLRVDEYKEIREKIENALTSLSNGLSDNLKDDCSKVIYECTKETISPSLKVELTKLLEDSEDLFQAIMNKLRNQNEFLSEMKKEIMDRLDKISGDRSEKIIKVIDTELTLSGAVGKSKDIDFAEGIITTIINKAVKKVGNEYDYPRIRNVVDKILKDIESMPDVEILSAEPKCILLKFKCTTYIGISNMLMYLESRSFLDSLNDLALALSSTFPNVGGQLRLDVIVTPECMKNLLDELRVKTMETTIYERTIRVPIKVKSVQGIEHIWSLFETGKATNRLNELSEAVFDELNTKITVTSSVNLEHVQAAIKEAGI